From the Salmo trutta chromosome 2, fSalTru1.1, whole genome shotgun sequence genome, one window contains:
- the bambia gene encoding BMP and activin membrane-bound inhibitor homolog — translation MDRHSSFISIWLQLELCAMAVLLTKGEIRCYCDAPHCVATGYMCKSDLNACFTKVLDPMNTNSPLTHGCLDPVANAADRCSSKNTNALSEGLSMLECCHDDMCNYRGLHDLAHTRESTDHGRYQPESNNRHLVTRVQELASAKEVWFRAAVIAVPIAGGLILVLLIMLALRMLRSENKRLQDQRQQMLSRLHYSFHGHHTKKGHMAKLDLECMVPVTGHENCCLTCDKMRQADLGNDKILSLVHWGMYSGHGKLEFV, via the exons ATGGATCGCCATTCCAGTTTCATTTCCATTTGGCTACAACTGGAACTCTGTGCCATGGCTGTTCTTCTCACTAAAG GAGAAATACGGTGTTACTGTGATGCCCCCCACTGCGTGGCCACGGGCTACATGTGTAAATCTGATCTAAACGCCTGTTTCACCAAGGTGCTGGACCCAATGAACACGAACTCTCCCCTCACGCACGGGTGTCTAGATCCCGTAGCGAACGCTGCCGACAGATGCAGCTCTAAGAACACAAATGCCCTGAGTGAGGGTTTGTCTATGCTGGAGTGCTGTCACGACGACATGTGCAACTACAGAGGCCTCCACGACCTGGCTCACACTAGAGAATCAACAG ACCACGGCAGGTACCAGCCTGAGAGCAACAACCGGCACCTGGTCACGCGGGTACAGGAGCTGGCCTCGGCCAAAGAGGTGTGGTTCAGGGCAGCGGTGATCGCAGTGCCCATCGCTGGAGGCCTCATCTTGGTCCTTCTCATCATGCTGGCCTTACGGATGCTCCGCAGCGAGAACAAGCGGCTGCAGGACCAGAGGCAGCAGATGCTGTCACGGCTCCACTACAGCTTCCACGGCCACCACACCAAGAAGGGGCACATGGCGAAGCTTGACCTGGAGTGTATGGTGCCCGTGACAGGACACGAAAACTGCTGCCTCACCTGTGACAAGATGAGACAGGCAGACCTGGGGAACGACAAGATACTGTCTCTGGTACACTGGGGGATGTACAGTGGGCATGGGAAGCTGGAGTTTGTATGA